The genomic segment CTGCTACGGCATTGGGGCGATGCTGGCGCTCGGGATCAAGAACCGAGCGGCGGCAGCGATTCTCGATCCCTACGGCTTGACCATGCTCTCTCTGGAGACGCAGTACTGGTCGCCCGCACAGAAAAACACGCAGCTCCCCGCTCTTGACGGCTCGCTTCTGCTCAATCGCTGTCTCTGGGCGGGGCTAGGGCTGGCTGTCTTGCTTCTGGGCAGTGCGCTCTTCCGCTTCCGGGCACAGGGGCCCGCGCGACGGCAGCGCGGCTCGATGCGAAGAGAGCGCCCGACACCACCTCCTACAACGCCGATTCCCCGTGTCGTGCCGAGGCCGTCGGCGCTCCGAAGCTTTGTCCACCTGGTACGCTTCACCACCCAGCAGCTCGTCACGAGCTGGCCCTTCTGGGTCTTCTTCGTCCTAGGGCTGATTGTGTTTTTTACGTCGGTTAACAAAGAAGATAGCCTGCTAGGGACAGCCCTGCGCCCCACGACCGTCCGCATGCTCACCGAGGTGGGCGATCTCTTCTCCGTTCTCTATGTGATCGTCGGCGTGATCTATGTCGGGGAGCTCTGCTGGCAGGATCGCCTGCTTCGGGTGGCCCCCCTGATCGACGCGCTCCCGCTCTCTCGGGCCACGGTAACCCTCGCCCGGTTTGTCGCATTGCTGGGGGCGATCTTGCTGATGGGGGTCTTCTTCTGCGGGCTGGCGATGCTCCTGCAGGTTGCCCACGGCATTGTCCCCGAGCCTCGTGCGTACCTACTAGGTGTCCTCGGTGCCCACGGGGTCACGCTGGTCTGCCTGCTGAGTATCGCGCTCTGTCTCCACTCAATCGCGCCCAATAAGTTCCTTGGGCATGTCTTGTTTCTGGTGGCGACCTTTATTCCCAGTCTCGCGGAGCTGCTAGAGCTTGAGCACCCGCTTCTGGATTTCGGCTCGGTAGGGGAGTGGCACTACTCCGACCTCGATGGGTTCTCGGCCTTTGCCCCACAGCTCCTTGGGCTGGGCGGGCACTGGCTCTTGGTCTCAGCTCTACTCCTGACGCTCACCCTACGGCTCGGGCGGCGGGTGATCGTCCCGTTTGGCGCACTGGTGGCCGCGAGCACGGCGGTGCTGCTCTACAACTTCCATGGAGTCCATCGCTTCACGAACGCGGCCTTAGAAAACCGCGAGCGCGCCGACTACGAGCGGCTCTACGGGCCGCGCTGGCGCGAGGCGCCCCAGCCCCGTATCACGGCCGCCGACCTGGATATCACCCTCTGGCCGGAGCGCCGCGCCTTTCGGCTAGCGGGACAGTACACGCTTAAAAACACCACCCAGAAGCCCCTCACGGAGCTCTTTATCGGCTACGACAGCACGCTGGCCGTCGAGAAGCTCGCTCTGGGGCCTACTGCCCAGCGTCTTGAGAACAACACCCGGCTGGGAGTACAAATCTGGCGCTTGGCGGCCCCGCTCGCTCCGGGCCAGGAGCTGACACTGGCATTCTCTCTGCTCTGGGACAAGCCGGGGTTTGCCGCAACGGGCGCACGCATCGATATCGCGGAGAATGGGACCTTTCTCAAGAACCTCGCCCCCCGGATGGGCTACCAGCGCGATGCGGAGCTAAGCCGTGCCGCCGACCGCAAGAAGCAGAGCCTGAAGGCCCGTCCCCGGCTCCCCGACGCGCTTGCCATCCAGCGGAGCTATATCGCCTCCGATGCCGACCTCGTGGACCTCACGACCACCGTTCGTACTGCTCCTAACCAGCGCGCCCTCGCTCCGGGAAAGCTCCAGCGCGAGTGGAGCGAGGGCGGGCGGCGCTGTTTTCGCTATGTCACGGAGCGCCCCATTCGCTACTTCTGGGCCGTGGTCTCGGGGCGCTACCTGGAGCGGACAGTCACCTGGAAGAATATC from the Armatimonas rosea genome contains:
- a CDS encoding ABC transporter permease/M1 family aminopeptidase — translated: MLTVLKQELLLRSRQASTWGQFLFILIAAAGYLASQRNDSELGRGLVNAPVSLVTISGIFCLLVGPIVAAIAGTGILRDYELRVHELFFTSRLKPLQYYFGRFLGSFVVVAALFLALPLGLWLGTHLPGDTSHVGPFRLAPYLFCYGVVLLPNLLLTSALFFVCGALTRSLFAVYAIGVSLFVCYGIGAMLALGIKNRAAAAILDPYGLTMLSLETQYWSPAQKNTQLPALDGSLLLNRCLWAGLGLAVLLLGSALFRFRAQGPARRQRGSMRRERPTPPPTTPIPRVVPRPSALRSFVHLVRFTTQQLVTSWPFWVFFVLGLIVFFTSVNKEDSLLGTALRPTTVRMLTEVGDLFSVLYVIVGVIYVGELCWQDRLLRVAPLIDALPLSRATVTLARFVALLGAILLMGVFFCGLAMLLQVAHGIVPEPRAYLLGVLGAHGVTLVCLLSIALCLHSIAPNKFLGHVLFLVATFIPSLAELLELEHPLLDFGSVGEWHYSDLDGFSAFAPQLLGLGGHWLLVSALLLTLTLRLGRRVIVPFGALVAASTAVLLYNFHGVHRFTNAALENRERADYERLYGPRWREAPQPRITAADLDITLWPERRAFRLAGQYTLKNTTQKPLTELFIGYDSTLAVEKLALGPTAQRLENNTRLGVQIWRLAAPLAPGQELTLAFSLLWDKPGFAATGARIDIAENGTFLKNLAPRMGYQRDAELSRAADRKKQSLKARPRLPDALAIQRSYIASDADLVDLTTTVRTAPNQRALAPGKLQREWSEGGRRCFRYVTERPIRYFWAVVSGRYLERTVTWKNIPITVYYDPHHPWNVERMLRGAQDTLAFCSKSYGPYPFAQLRIVEFPARGEAIAAQAFAGTVPFSEEGGFIHQVEPDALDIPFFVTAHEVAHQWWGHQVTGAELPGAELLAESLAEYTAIRVAEEAGFSAQEVLERSSDQYLKGRGKDTDEEQALVTAQGQAYISYPKGALAFHALHWLAGKHLERFLRNYVRVLAFRGAPYPTAENLVLNLEENLPGDRQRIDELFRQIVLCDVAVVSAQCQPVPGTRRWKTQLTVTAQKVRADGQGNEKPAPLHDSIAVALDGGSASETQFIALSQPRQTVTLETPFRPTSVLLDPGYHLFDRVRENNRGTVE